The following coding sequences are from one Methyloceanibacter stevinii window:
- a CDS encoding L,D-transpeptidase family protein encodes MPQPSRADDTVILEIPDHPGAGTVDVQVEEEDAEPPAEELMIADAIKVQLNKPSLQKGQHADDIAALTEFYRTRTGPALWLTTAGFSERGAALLELIGKADSWGLDPTAFPVPPKDYKPGTAEDQAATELAISLAALKYARAARGGLTDPKSINPLYGHSPAVRPPAEVLKELSTASAPDEVLLELHPKHEQFVRLRKALANAKSENEDLLLRRNMDRWRWMPEDLGATYVWLNIPEFMVYAVEDGKTVESEKAIVGATGSPTPVLSADMTEIVFNPERIVPSAVIRRDVLPKLRGSGSFFGGTANTVLDQYGITVKKGGKTVDPKTIDWRKANLSGLTFVQKPGRTNIMGNVQFLYPNDRKVFMRATTFGGKFARDNRADGAKDPRVDNAEELAARILAASNDTSSATVRQQIASGRTSRVSLKKPIPVHMTYFTAVVGDDGTVKTFGDVYELDNLPAAAPAPAEDASSAPAAGAPSSDAPESARKPINGSLATTSP; translated from the coding sequence TTGCCGCAGCCCTCTCGCGCGGACGACACCGTCATTCTCGAAATACCCGATCACCCGGGCGCCGGCACGGTTGACGTGCAGGTCGAGGAAGAAGACGCCGAGCCGCCGGCGGAAGAATTGATGATCGCCGATGCGATCAAGGTGCAGCTCAACAAGCCCAGCCTCCAAAAAGGACAGCATGCGGACGATATCGCAGCGCTCACGGAATTTTATCGGACCCGAACCGGCCCTGCATTGTGGCTCACGACCGCTGGGTTCTCGGAGCGCGGCGCTGCGCTGCTGGAGCTCATTGGAAAAGCGGATAGCTGGGGACTCGACCCAACCGCTTTTCCCGTGCCGCCGAAAGACTACAAGCCCGGCACGGCGGAGGATCAGGCGGCCACGGAATTGGCGATCAGCCTCGCCGCGTTGAAATATGCCCGCGCGGCCCGCGGTGGCCTCACCGACCCGAAGAGCATCAACCCGCTCTACGGCCACAGTCCCGCGGTTCGCCCGCCGGCCGAGGTGCTCAAGGAACTTTCCACCGCCTCCGCGCCGGATGAGGTGCTTCTGGAGCTTCATCCAAAACACGAACAGTTCGTCCGGCTGCGCAAGGCGCTCGCCAATGCCAAGTCCGAGAACGAGGACCTGCTCCTGCGGCGGAACATGGATCGTTGGCGCTGGATGCCAGAAGACCTCGGCGCGACCTACGTTTGGCTGAACATTCCCGAGTTCATGGTGTACGCGGTCGAAGACGGCAAGACGGTCGAGTCCGAAAAGGCCATCGTCGGCGCCACGGGGTCGCCGACCCCGGTGCTTTCGGCGGACATGACGGAGATCGTGTTCAATCCGGAACGCATCGTGCCATCCGCCGTGATCCGCCGGGACGTGCTGCCCAAGCTGCGGGGCAGCGGGTCGTTCTTCGGCGGTACCGCCAACACGGTTCTGGATCAATACGGCATCACGGTGAAGAAGGGCGGCAAGACTGTCGACCCCAAGACGATCGACTGGAGGAAAGCCAACCTGTCCGGTCTCACCTTTGTGCAGAAGCCCGGCCGGACGAACATCATGGGCAACGTGCAGTTCCTCTATCCGAATGACCGGAAGGTCTTCATGCGGGCCACGACGTTCGGCGGCAAGTTCGCCCGTGACAACCGCGCCGATGGCGCCAAGGACCCACGTGTCGACAACGCGGAAGAACTTGCCGCGCGTATCCTGGCCGCCAGCAATGACACCAGCAGCGCGACCGTCCGTCAGCAAATCGCAAGCGGCAGGACGAGCCGGGTTAGCCTCAAGAAGCCGATCCCGGTGCACATGACCTATTTCACGGCCGTGGTCGGTGACGATGGCACGGTGAAGACGTTCGGCGACGTCTACGAACTGGACAATCTTCCGGCGGCAGCCCCGGCGCCGGCCGAAGATGCCTCGTCCGCTCCAGCGGCGGGTGCGCCGTCCAGCGACGCGCCCGAGTCCGCGCGCAAGCCGATCAACGGCAGCCTTGCGACCACGAGCCCCTAA
- a CDS encoding ABC transporter permease, which produces MNLPAIVAIYKFEMARWIRTLLQSLVSPVIATSLYFVVFGAAIGSRISEIDGVPYGAFIVPGLIMLNLLTQSVANASFGIYFPRFTGTIYEQLSAPLSPFEIVSGYVGAAATKSIILGLIILATATLFVDIRIDHPAWMVFFLVLTALTFSLLGFVIGLWAEGFEQLQLVPLLVITPLTFLGGTFYSLKVLPPVWQKISLLNPVVYLVSAFRWSFYSTSDVRVEVSLAMIGLFLALCLAAVWWVFKTGYRLKS; this is translated from the coding sequence ATGAACCTTCCCGCCATCGTCGCGATCTACAAATTCGAAATGGCGCGCTGGATTCGCACGCTTCTTCAGAGCCTGGTCTCGCCCGTTATCGCCACCTCGCTCTACTTCGTGGTGTTCGGCGCGGCGATCGGCAGCCGCATCAGCGAGATCGACGGCGTACCCTATGGCGCGTTCATCGTACCGGGCCTCATCATGCTGAACCTGCTGACCCAGAGCGTGGCGAACGCTTCCTTCGGCATCTACTTTCCCCGCTTCACAGGGACGATCTACGAGCAATTGTCGGCGCCGCTGTCTCCGTTCGAGATCGTCTCCGGCTATGTGGGAGCCGCCGCGACGAAATCGATCATTCTCGGGCTCATCATTCTCGCGACGGCAACCCTGTTCGTCGACATCAGGATCGACCATCCCGCGTGGATGGTGTTCTTCCTCGTGCTGACCGCCCTCACCTTCAGCCTTTTGGGATTCGTCATCGGGCTCTGGGCCGAAGGCTTCGAGCAGCTTCAGCTCGTCCCGCTCCTTGTGATCACGCCACTGACGTTTCTTGGCGGCACCTTTTACTCGCTCAAGGTGCTGCCCCCGGTCTGGCAGAAAATCTCGCTGCTCAACCCGGTCGTCTATCTCGTCAGCGCCTTCCGCTGGAGTTTCTACAGCACTTCGGATGTCCGCGTTGAGGTGAGCCTTGCCATGATCGGCCTGTTCCTAGCCCTGTGCCTCGCTGCGGTGTGGTGGGTGTTCAAGACCGGCTACCGCCTGAAGAGCTAG
- a CDS encoding PQQ-dependent sugar dehydrogenase, which yields MTPPRLADLRKTAAQYALAGLIAVLALDLGPAAAQQQTIDTEAGSIRVETVAEGLKHPWGMAFLPDGRMLVTERPGTLRLVGADGALSEPLSGVPEVVAQGQGGLLDVALDPTFMTNKLIYLSYAEAGDDGVGTTVARGRLQDGGLTDLKVIFQQTPKVKGPNHFGGRLAFAPDGTLFITLGDRFKFEPAQDLSSHLGKVVRINPDGSVPQDNPFIGQKDAQPEIWSLGHRNVESASIDPQTGKLWTLEFGPKGGDELNRPAPGENYGWPLVSWGTHYDGKDIPNPPTRPEFADAVRQWTPVISPSGATFYTAEPVPGWTSEAIPAWAGDLLVGGLSSESIVRLSIDGDKVTGEERIPLSVRIRNVVQGPDGAVYALTDEDDGKILRLTAEDQ from the coding sequence ATGACACCGCCTCGCCTCGCAGACCTCCGCAAGACCGCTGCGCAATATGCCCTTGCCGGACTGATCGCCGTCCTGGCCCTCGACTTGGGACCTGCCGCTGCCCAGCAGCAAACAATCGACACTGAAGCCGGCTCGATCAGGGTCGAGACCGTGGCGGAGGGGCTGAAACACCCCTGGGGCATGGCATTCTTGCCGGACGGCCGCATGCTGGTAACCGAACGGCCGGGAACCCTGCGTTTGGTCGGCGCGGACGGGGCATTGTCCGAGCCCCTGTCCGGCGTGCCCGAGGTCGTGGCCCAGGGCCAGGGCGGCCTGCTCGACGTGGCGCTCGACCCGACGTTCATGACCAACAAGCTGATTTATCTGTCCTATGCGGAAGCTGGAGACGATGGTGTCGGCACGACCGTTGCCCGAGGCCGACTCCAAGACGGCGGGCTGACGGACCTCAAGGTGATCTTTCAGCAGACGCCGAAAGTGAAGGGACCCAATCATTTCGGAGGACGGCTCGCTTTCGCTCCCGACGGCACGCTCTTCATCACGCTCGGCGACCGCTTCAAGTTCGAACCCGCGCAGGATCTTTCCAGCCACCTTGGAAAAGTCGTCCGGATCAACCCGGATGGGTCGGTGCCGCAGGACAATCCCTTCATCGGACAGAAGGACGCGCAGCCGGAGATCTGGTCTCTCGGTCACCGCAATGTGGAGAGCGCCTCGATCGACCCGCAGACGGGCAAGCTTTGGACTCTGGAGTTCGGTCCGAAAGGCGGCGATGAGTTGAACCGTCCGGCGCCGGGTGAGAATTACGGTTGGCCGCTGGTCAGCTGGGGCACGCATTATGACGGGAAGGACATTCCCAATCCGCCGACGCGGCCGGAATTCGCCGATGCCGTCCGTCAGTGGACGCCCGTGATCTCGCCGTCGGGCGCGACGTTCTATACGGCCGAGCCCGTTCCCGGTTGGACGTCGGAGGCCATCCCGGCCTGGGCAGGCGATCTGCTCGTTGGGGGCCTATCCTCAGAGAGCATCGTCCGGCTCAGCATCGATGGCGACAAGGTCACCGGCGAGGAACGGATTCCGCTCAGCGTCCGCATTCGCAACGTGGTGCAAGGGCCCGACGGCGCCGTCTATGCCCTCACTGACGAAGATGACGGGAAGATCCTGCGCCTCACGGCAGAGGATCAATGA
- a CDS encoding ABC transporter ATP-binding protein: protein MSQIISIQGLSKTYKSGFHALKSIDLEIEKGEIFALLGPNGAGKTTLISIICGIVTPSAGTVTVDGHDIITDYRATRSMIGLVPQELTADMFETVWATVSHSRGLFGKWPDPAHIEKVLKDLTLWDKKDSRLITLSGGMKRRVLIAKALSHEPQILFLDEPTAGVDVELRNEMWALVKQLRDSGVTIILTTHYIQEAEDMADRIGVINKGELVLVENKNELMHKLGQKQLTLQLHEAIDTVPATLKQHQLVLAKDGYELIYTYDSQGERTGITHLLTDLSDAGIRFKDLDTSQSSLEEIFVDLVRRDQ from the coding sequence ATGTCGCAGATCATCTCTATTCAAGGCCTGTCGAAGACCTACAAGTCGGGCTTTCATGCGCTCAAGAGCATCGATCTCGAGATCGAGAAGGGCGAGATATTCGCGCTGCTTGGTCCGAATGGCGCGGGCAAGACCACGCTTATCAGCATCATCTGCGGCATCGTCACCCCGAGCGCCGGCACGGTCACGGTCGACGGACACGACATCATTACGGACTATCGGGCGACGCGGTCCATGATCGGCCTGGTTCCACAGGAACTCACGGCCGACATGTTCGAAACCGTCTGGGCCACGGTATCCCACAGCCGCGGTCTGTTCGGAAAATGGCCGGATCCGGCCCACATCGAAAAGGTGCTCAAGGATCTCACTCTCTGGGACAAGAAGGATTCAAGGCTAATCACGCTCTCGGGCGGCATGAAGCGCCGTGTCCTGATCGCAAAGGCGCTCTCCCATGAACCGCAGATCCTGTTCCTCGACGAGCCGACGGCCGGCGTGGATGTAGAGTTGCGCAATGAGATGTGGGCGCTCGTCAAGCAACTGCGGGACTCGGGCGTGACCATCATCCTGACGACGCACTACATCCAGGAGGCCGAGGACATGGCCGACAGGATCGGCGTGATCAACAAAGGCGAACTCGTTCTCGTCGAGAACAAGAATGAGCTGATGCACAAGCTCGGCCAGAAGCAGCTGACCCTGCAGCTTCATGAGGCCATCGACACGGTGCCCGCCACGTTGAAGCAGCATCAGCTCGTGCTCGCGAAGGACGGGTACGAACTGATCTACACCTATGACAGCCAGGGCGAGCGCACGGGCATCACTCACCTCCTGACGGACCTCTCCGACGCCGGCATCCGCTTCAAGGATCTCGACACGTCGCAGAGCTCGCTCGAGGAAATTTTCGTCGACCTAGTGAGGCGCGACCAATGA
- a CDS encoding NUDIX hydrolase, whose translation MASGRRHNAAAETYSDGDPSANNPQIELGLNAAIVMVQDQQPHILVVRPGLAGEDCRDALPFGPFAPRAHRTLEIGLREWVERQTGIELGYVEQLYTFGDRGRHAEPGGAHTLSVGYLALTRGTPADMRGAYWSPWYTYFPWEDWREGKPQILTEEIEPRLKAWAERPPSPGEPARPLRRPERLKIGFGIGGGWDEEKVLERYELLYEAGLVEEARRDGRSAANRWADLPELGRPMALDHRRILATAMGRVRGKLKYRPVVFELLPPEFTLYDLQKTVESISGRLLHKQNFRRLVEKGGLVEPTGNVSTETGGRPAKLYRFRREVVLERPAPGLRVSAGRS comes from the coding sequence ATGGCTAGCGGGCGGCGCCATAACGCGGCTGCCGAGACCTACTCGGACGGTGATCCGTCCGCGAACAATCCGCAGATCGAACTCGGCCTCAACGCGGCGATCGTCATGGTCCAGGACCAGCAGCCGCACATTCTGGTGGTGCGGCCGGGCCTCGCCGGTGAGGACTGCCGGGACGCCCTTCCCTTCGGTCCTTTTGCGCCGCGCGCCCATCGCACGCTCGAAATCGGGCTGCGCGAATGGGTGGAGCGGCAGACGGGCATCGAACTCGGATACGTCGAACAGCTCTACACCTTTGGAGACCGGGGCCGGCATGCGGAGCCGGGCGGCGCCCATACGCTCTCGGTCGGCTATCTCGCCCTGACCCGCGGCACGCCCGCGGACATGCGCGGCGCCTACTGGTCTCCCTGGTACACCTACTTCCCATGGGAGGATTGGCGCGAGGGGAAGCCGCAAATCCTTACCGAGGAGATCGAACCCCGCCTGAAGGCCTGGGCCGAACGGCCCCCTTCCCCCGGCGAGCCGGCCCGGCCCTTGCGTCGCCCCGAACGCCTCAAGATCGGCTTCGGCATCGGCGGCGGCTGGGACGAAGAGAAGGTCCTGGAGCGCTACGAGTTGCTCTACGAAGCGGGTCTCGTGGAGGAAGCCCGGCGTGACGGCCGCTCGGCGGCGAACCGCTGGGCCGATTTGCCCGAACTCGGCCGCCCCATGGCGCTCGACCACCGACGCATTCTCGCAACCGCCATGGGCCGCGTGCGCGGCAAGCTGAAATACCGGCCTGTCGTGTTCGAACTGCTCCCGCCGGAGTTTACGCTCTACGACCTGCAAAAAACGGTGGAGTCGATCTCCGGCAGGCTGCTGCACAAGCAGAACTTCCGGCGGCTCGTTGAAAAAGGCGGGCTCGTCGAGCCGACCGGGAATGTCTCGACCGAGACGGGCGGACGTCCGGCCAAGCTCTACCGCTTTCGCCGCGAGGTCGTCCTGGAGCGTCCCGCTCCCGGGCTGCGCGTGAGCGCGGGCCGGAGCTAG
- the nadA gene encoding quinolinate synthase NadA: protein MLPSELVPDLTYTPEVARETAHLYERVARVIPPVEWPQFAPYVKAINDLKQVRDAVVLAHNYMTPEIYNCVADVVGDSLQLAREAAKADAEVIVQCGVHFMAETSKLLNPDKKVLIPDSRAGCSLAESITGEDVRALREAYPGVPVVTYVNTSADVKAESDICCTSSNAVRVVESLGAKRVIMIPDEFLAKWVQTQTDVEIITWKGHCEVHERFTAEELRAYRESDPGVKIIAHPECPPEVIDESDFTGSTSGMIKWVEDNQPSKVLLVTECSMSDNVAVEAPNTQFVRPCNLCPHMKRITLPKILDSLIFMKEEVTVDPAVVEAARAAVERMINLNH from the coding sequence GTGCTGCCTTCCGAGCTCGTTCCCGATCTTACGTATACGCCCGAAGTGGCCCGCGAGACCGCGCATCTGTATGAGCGTGTCGCGCGCGTGATTCCGCCTGTCGAATGGCCTCAATTCGCGCCTTACGTGAAAGCCATCAACGATCTGAAGCAGGTCCGCGACGCGGTGGTCCTGGCGCATAACTATATGACACCGGAGATCTACAATTGCGTGGCCGACGTGGTCGGCGACTCTTTGCAGCTCGCGCGCGAGGCCGCGAAGGCCGATGCCGAGGTGATCGTTCAGTGCGGCGTGCACTTCATGGCGGAGACGTCGAAGCTGCTCAATCCCGACAAGAAGGTTCTGATCCCCGATAGCCGCGCCGGCTGTTCGCTGGCGGAGTCGATCACGGGCGAGGATGTCCGTGCATTGCGCGAAGCCTATCCCGGCGTTCCGGTGGTCACCTATGTGAACACGTCGGCGGACGTGAAAGCCGAGTCCGATATCTGCTGCACGTCGTCGAACGCCGTGCGCGTGGTCGAGTCCCTCGGCGCGAAACGGGTGATCATGATCCCCGACGAGTTTCTCGCCAAATGGGTTCAGACCCAGACGGATGTGGAGATCATCACCTGGAAGGGTCACTGCGAAGTGCATGAGCGCTTCACCGCCGAGGAGCTTCGCGCCTATCGCGAAAGCGACCCGGGCGTGAAGATCATCGCGCACCCCGAGTGTCCGCCCGAGGTGATCGACGAGTCCGACTTCACGGGTTCGACCTCCGGCATGATCAAATGGGTCGAGGACAACCAGCCTTCCAAGGTGCTGCTCGTGACCGAGTGCTCCATGAGCGACAACGTCGCGGTCGAAGCGCCGAACACCCAGTTCGTGCGGCCCTGTAATCTCTGCCCGCATATGAAGCGCATCACGCTGCCGAAGATCCTCGATAGCCTCATCTTCATGAAGGAAGAGGTGACCGTCGATCCGGCCGTGGTGGAAGCCGCCCGCGCCGCCGTCGAGCGGATGATCAATCTCAACCACTAG
- a CDS encoding protein tyrosine phosphatase: MDTLTFDSDHQVEPETMSPDTVLVCPLSHVQATVATARVSHLVTLINGETLIDTPETIVHERHLRLAMNDIAEPRDGLVVPSEDHVAKLIEFAVDWDQKAPLLIHCWAGISRSTAGAFVVLCALNPHADEHSLARACAAPPLPPIRTGGSSRSRTRSLAAAAA, encoded by the coding sequence ATGGATACTCTGACGTTCGACAGTGATCACCAAGTGGAGCCGGAGACGATGTCCCCGGATACCGTCCTTGTGTGCCCCTTGAGCCATGTTCAGGCGACCGTCGCGACAGCGCGCGTGAGCCATTTGGTGACGCTGATCAATGGGGAGACCCTGATCGACACGCCCGAAACCATCGTCCACGAGCGGCATTTGCGCCTGGCCATGAACGATATCGCCGAACCGCGCGATGGCCTCGTGGTCCCGAGCGAGGACCATGTCGCCAAGCTCATCGAGTTTGCCGTCGACTGGGATCAGAAGGCGCCGCTGCTGATTCATTGCTGGGCCGGCATCAGCCGCTCCACCGCCGGCGCGTTCGTCGTTCTCTGCGCTCTCAATCCGCATGCGGATGAGCATTCCCTGGCGCGCGCCTGCGCCGCGCCTCCCCTACCGCCTATCCGAACCGGCGGATCGTCGCGATCGCGGACGAGGTCCTTAGCCGCGGCGGCCGCATGA